A DNA window from Niabella yanshanensis contains the following coding sequences:
- a CDS encoding RagB/SusD family nutrient uptake outer membrane protein, producing MKNLHKSIIVLCLLFIVYSCGKGFLEQKPQAILSEEQLKGAKGVESALIGAYGIMNGNISGTWGNYSSSPSQWLFGEVGSDNAHKGSNSLDQSPMNDIELHRVNPSNDNLPTMWRVYYEGIGRCNLTLSLLKAVQEGSGEKLSDQRAKEITGEARLLRGHYYFFLARVFRDIPYVDETMSTQEAAKVKNDKDVFPMIEADFKAAIDNLPADKPLGDVGRVDKRAAQAYLGKLYLYQKKYAEALPLFQEVINNKPALSTLAFDANFNIKTKNGPEGVLVSQSIINPDGSGDNGNVGDMLGGLYGGPINCCGFFQPTVDLVNSFKVNASGLPLLDGSYRDNPYVSDQGLTGAAKDNYKVNTAIAFDPRLDYTVGRRDVNYRDWGVLQGSWIRDQAFSGPFVGVKQMINVADMDGNVSPGASNITAQNVNIIRLSDVYLMAAECAVETNALPLALTMVNAVRQRAASLPAVKAGSGSAAAQYNVKPYASFPNQAYARNAVRFERRLELALEGHRFFDLVRWGTAKSVLEPFMEFEKKYVAASRTITYTDKNNYLPLPQEQIDRAQGALIQNQ from the coding sequence ATGAAAAATTTACATAAATCTATTATTGTCCTCTGCCTGCTATTCATTGTTTACTCCTGTGGAAAGGGCTTTTTGGAACAGAAGCCACAGGCCATTCTTTCGGAAGAACAATTGAAAGGAGCCAAGGGAGTAGAATCTGCATTGATAGGAGCCTATGGTATCATGAACGGAAATATCAGCGGAACCTGGGGCAACTATTCAAGCTCGCCCAGCCAATGGCTATTTGGAGAAGTGGGTTCTGACAATGCACACAAAGGAAGCAACTCGCTCGATCAATCTCCCATGAACGATATCGAACTGCATCGTGTTAATCCCTCGAATGATAACTTACCTACCATGTGGCGGGTTTACTACGAAGGCATTGGCCGCTGCAATTTGACACTTAGCCTGTTAAAAGCAGTACAGGAAGGAAGCGGTGAAAAATTAAGCGATCAGCGGGCTAAGGAAATTACAGGGGAAGCAAGGTTGTTACGGGGACACTATTACTTTTTCCTGGCCAGGGTGTTTCGGGACATTCCTTATGTAGATGAAACCATGAGCACCCAGGAGGCTGCCAAAGTTAAAAATGATAAGGATGTATTCCCCATGATAGAGGCCGACTTTAAGGCTGCCATTGATAACCTGCCTGCCGACAAACCATTGGGCGATGTGGGCCGGGTAGACAAACGCGCGGCACAGGCTTATTTGGGAAAGCTTTATCTCTATCAAAAAAAATATGCAGAAGCCTTACCCTTGTTCCAGGAGGTGATCAACAATAAACCGGCCCTAAGTACGCTTGCTTTTGATGCGAATTTTAATATCAAAACAAAGAACGGACCTGAAGGTGTGCTGGTATCCCAAAGCATTATAAACCCTGATGGTAGCGGTGATAATGGAAATGTGGGTGATATGTTAGGCGGTCTTTATGGCGGGCCTATTAACTGTTGCGGATTTTTTCAGCCTACGGTAGACCTGGTTAATTCCTTCAAAGTCAATGCCAGTGGTCTGCCGCTGCTGGATGGAAGTTATCGCGACAATCCCTACGTATCGGACCAGGGCTTAACAGGCGCTGCAAAAGACAATTATAAAGTAAATACGGCCATTGCCTTCGATCCCCGCCTGGACTATACAGTGGGCAGACGGGATGTAAATTATCGCGACTGGGGTGTGTTGCAGGGTTCATGGATACGTGACCAGGCTTTTAGCGGTCCTTTTGTGGGCGTTAAACAAATGATCAATGTTGCAGATATGGATGGAAATGTATCTCCCGGTGCCAGTAATATCACCGCACAGAATGTAAACATTATCCGCCTTTCTGATGTATACCTGATGGCTGCCGAATGCGCAGTTGAAACCAATGCGCTTCCGTTGGCACTGACCATGGTCAATGCGGTAAGGCAGCGCGCAGCCAGCTTGCCCGCCGTGAAGGCCGGCTCTGGTAGTGCTGCTGCACAATATAATGTAAAACCCTATGCTTCTTTTCCCAACCAGGCTTATGCCCGTAATGCCGTTCGGTTCGAAAGAAGGTTGGAACTGGCGCTGGAAGGCCACCGGTTTTTCGACCTGGTACGCTGGGGAACTGCCAAGTCGGTGTTGGAGCCATTTATGGAGTTTGAAAAAAAATATGTGGCCGCTTCACGTACTATTACTTATA